CAAACTTTTTGCTGAGTATCAGTTTGATTACGTGGTGAATTTCGCCGCAGAGAGTCATGTAGACAGAAGTATTGAGAATCCACAGCTTTTTTTGCTGACAAATATCCTTGGGACTCAGAACCTGCTCGATGCCGCACGCCGCTCATGGGTTACCGGTAAAGACGAACAAGGTTATCCCACCTGGCGAGAAGGGGTACGCTTCCATCAGGTTTCTACCGATGAGGTTTACGGAAGTCTTGGAGAAACAGGCTTCTTTAAAGAAACAACACCGCTTTGTCCGCACAGCCCATACAGTGCATCAAAAACCAGTGCAGATATGTTTGTGATGGCTTATTTCGATACATATAAAATGCCGGTCAGCATCACTCGTTGTTCCAATAACTATGGTCCTTACCATTTCCCCGAAAAGCTGATTCCACTCATCATCAAGAATATTCTGGAAGGAAAGAAGCTTCCGGTTTACGGAGATGGAAAGAACGTACGCGACTGGTTGTATGTAAAAGACCACTGTAAGGCAATTGATATTGTGGTGCGTGATGGACGTGAAGGTGAAGTATACAACGTGGGCGGACATAACGAGAAGCAGAACATAGAGATTGTGAAGCTAACTATCTCCACCATCCATCAGATGATGACGGAGAATCCGGAATATCGCCAGGTACTCAAAAGGAAAGAATACAACGAAAAGGGAGAAATCTCTATCGACTGGATAAACGAATCTCTTATTACGTTTGTGACTGACCGTCTTGGTCATGACCAACGATATGCAATTGACCCCACTAAGATTACAAATGAACTGGGCTGGTTTCCTCAAACCAAGTTCGAAGTGGGTATTGTGAAAACAATAAAGTGGTATCTGGAAAATCAGGCGTGGGTGGAAGAGGTCACCAGCGGCGATTACCAGCATTACTACGAAAAGATGTACGGTGACAGATGATACAAAGTGACACGCAAATCCCCATGGTAGACCTTAAAGGTCAGTACCTGAAAATAAAACCTGAGATTGACAGCGCCATTCAGGATGTAATAGATTCAACCTCATTTATTAACGGTTTGCCGGTTGGGGAGTTTGCAAATAATTTGGAGAGCTACACCGGGGCACGCCATGTGATACCCGTAGCCAATGGCACCGATGCGCTGCAGATTGCATTAATGGCACTGGGGTTGAAACCCGGCGACGAAGTGATTGTTCCGGCTTTTACTTATATTGCCTCGGCAGAAGTGATTGCCTTGCTGGGAATGGTGCCGGTAATGGTGGATGTGGATTACGATAATTTCAACGTATCGGCGGCTCACATCAGGAAAGCCATTACCAACAAAACAAAAGCGATTATTCCGGTCCACCTGTTCGGACAGAGCTGCCCGATGGAGGAAATCCTTCAGCTGGCGGAGGCGAACGACCTGTATGTAATAGAGGATAATGCCCAGTCCATCGGGGCTGTTCATACCTTTACTGACGGAAGAGAACAGCAAACCGGTACAATGGGGCACTTTGGCTGCACCTCATTTTTCCCTACCAAGAACCTGGGCTGCATGGGCGATGGCGGTGCATTGATGACTAACGACGATGAACTGGCATTCCGGGCAAAGATGATTGCCTCTCATGGCCAATCCAAGAAATACATTCACGATGTAGTAGGTTGCAATTCCCGTCTTGATACCATTCAGGCGGCTATTCTAAATGTGAAGTTGCACCATCTGAACGACTATATCGAAGCAAGGCAGACAGCTGCCAACCGCTACTACGAAGGTCTTTTCGACCTCCCTTCGCTGGTTTTGCCTCGAAAGATGCCGTACACCACCCATGTGTTCCATCAGTTTACGCTGAAGGTGACCGATGGCAGCCGTGACGAGCTGAAAACGTTTCTGGCTTCGCACGGCATACCCAGCATGATTTACTATCCGCTTCCGTTGCAGAGCCAGCAGGCTTTTGCAGATATTGTGCGAGAAGGAGAGCAGTTAAACACCTCGGAACTACTTTGTCAGCAGGTGCTCTCGTTGCCAATGCACACTGAACTCACGGAAGAAGTGCAGAACTTTATCATCGAAAAGATACGGGAGTATGCAGAGCAGTGAGAAAAGCTATTTTGTTCACCAAACGGCGGTGGTCGATTCCGGCTGCCAGATAGGGGAGGGCACAAAAATATGGCATTTTTCTCATCTGATGACCGGTTGCAAGTTGGGGAAGGGTTGTAACATTGGGCAGAACGTGGTTATTTCTCCACAGGTAGTGTTGGGAAACAACGTGAAGGTTCAGAATAATGTATCGGTTTATACCGGCGTTACTTGTGAAGACGATGTGTTTCTGGGGCCTTCGTGTGTCTTTACCAACGTAATCAATCCCCGTAGCTTTATCAACCGAAAGGAAGAGTTCCGTAAAACCCTGGTGAAACGTGGGGCAACCATCGGTGCCAATGCTACCATTGTCTGCGGAAACTCCATCGGCGAATATGCCATGATTGGTGCCGGAGCCGTGGTAACCAAAGAGGTTTCCGCTTATGCACTGGTTATGGGAAACCCTGCCCATCAAACAGGATGGGTAAGCCAATATGGTCACAAACTAACTTTCAACGAACATGGTGAGGCTACCTGTCCCGAAAGTGGGCAGCGATACCTTCTGAAGGAGGGTTCTGTTTCCTGTATTTAATCAAATCGATTGTAAATCAATAGTATATAAAAGAGGTAGTCTTGCAGAAAGGCTACCTTTTTTAAGCTTTTATCAAAAGATAAAGTTGGCATAGAATGTAGATGTAAAGTATTTTAGTGGCAGTGTGGCAGAGAAAACATTCTTTTTCTCGTTTTGTAAATCGTAAAACCAAAAAAAATCTTTTTGAAGAATTTTCGTTTTTCATTTTCTGAAACCGGATAAACCTTATTTTTACTGACACTACTGACACTAAAATTGTTCACAAAAGAAAGAACGACTCAGGATAAAGTCATTTTCATAACTACCGGGGTTGAGAGGGTGGAGTAAAATAGTCCTATTTTCGGTTTCAGAATTTCATATTTGAAAAAAAATATTTTTGAGGATTTTTCAAATTTCATTTTCTGAAACCGAAAAACCTTTGTTTTCTCTCCACCCTCTCCACCCTCTCCACCTAGAGAACGTTCTTGTAGTGATATGTGTCTGATTATCTGTGTTGTAGTTCTTAAAGACAACCCAAATCAGGGTTAAGAGTTCATTGGTCAACCCATTACAGATTTTAAAGCAACATTAGTCAACCCAAAACTAACGATTAGAGAAATCAGGCCGTGAATTACCCCGGATAACACTGACAATTACCCCAATCATGTACAAGATTAGGGGGTAATCATGTACAAGATTGCATCCAAACATGTACATGATTGAAGTGAAACATGTACAAGATTGGGATAATCATTGCCGTTGTTTTGGTTAGTTCTTCCTGTTGTTTTGATTACCTCTTCTCGAATGCAGGATTAGTATATTAGCGCAGTTCCCTTATCCAACTATTGGATGTTGGTTGCTTACAAACAGCATTGCTTCAACCCACCATAGTTAATAACCCGATTTGTGGGATGATAAAGAAGCTATAAAATGCTATTCTTTATTAGCCTGTCCCCATTTAACCCGAGTATGCTAAGGTCAACTCACACAACAGAGTAGTGATGTGCTGTATTTATCCGCTCTCAATGCCTACCCCCCCTCGTTTATATCTCTTTCTAGTGACGTTTTCGTTTGAAAGAATTGCTCTATACCACTTTTAGTCAGATGTAATGTGTTGATTAATAGCTGTATAAAAAAGGGTGGTGTAGATGGTGCACTAAAAACAAGCTTATTACGCTTCCAGAAAATCATATTTAAAAAAAAGTATTTTAGAAGAATTTTCAATTTTCATTTTCTAAAACCGAAAAACAGTCGTTTTATCTACACCATCTACACCATCGTGAAGCATTGTTAGCCAGTAATGAGCCCAATACTAGGTTTAAAATGGTAGTGTAAGCAATTGTCTGCCACCGCGAATCTTTTATTTATAAATTATACACCATTGATAATGAGTGAAGTGTACAACAATGGGTGGTAGAGGTGGCAGAGAAAACAACCCTTTTACCTTTCTGTAAATCGTAAATCGAAAAAAAGTATTTTAGAAGAATTTTTATTTTTCATTTTCTGGAACCGTAAAACACTCTTTTTTAGTGCCACCTGTGCCACCCCGCTTTAATCCAGTTGAATAAATATTATATTAAAAGGCTTAAAATGAAATATAATTGTTTACATTTGTTGTTCAGCACATGAATTTTTCATAACAGTGAATTGTTGATATGTTTATTCTTGAAGAATATAAACCATTAAGTTCAAATAATCCATGAAAAATCTATTAAGGGTAATATATGTATTAGGGTTTATTAAATTAGTCTCTTCTTTTTTCTTTGACGAATATGTTCCGTCCTGTCTTAAGACCGGTTTTTTATCAGCTACCCTTTTGGCTCTGTTAATTGTACGATAAAAATGAAAAAGGTATATTTTTTGATTATAATTGCTGCTATAAATTTTGGATGTAGAAGAGCCTCCACTGAATTGAGTTTCTTTAAAAACATGAATCAATATGCTAAGTTCGATTCTGTAAAAGATAGGTCAATATTGCTTGGAGTTGACTCCATCATGTTGAAACCAATATATTATAAAAATAATATCCAATATTGTGAGTTGCTTACCCCTAATAAGGGGGTCTTTGATATTAAAGGGATTATCTGGTTGAAAGATAGCATCGTTTATATAAAAACATTGAAAGGTAAATATTTAGACACAATTAAAACACAGGAGTTGTTTGACTTTAAAGCTAAAAATAAAACATCAGAAGTCTGTTATTTGAATCCATATCCATGTTACTTACTTATTAATATGCAGGGACGGTACTATAATCCCCAATTAAAGGACAGTATAACGATCTTCAGAATAGAACAAGATTTGAGAATGGGTTATGCTGACCCCTATTATATTACAGCATCTTTGAAGCATGGGTTTGTTGAATTTGTTCACTGGACTTCAAATCGTACATATTATATTGATTTTTTGCCGAGTCAGAAAGCTTATGTGAAAGTGACTAAGAAGAAATATTTATACCTGCTTAAGTAAAGATTAGTTCTGCAATAAGTTTTGTTACAAATAAAAATTCGATAAAAATAAATAAATTGTTATTGATGTTAGGTGTGCTATGTATTGGATTGTTCTTCATGAGTTTTTATTTCACCTACTCAGATAGAAATATTAGAGTTAATGGAACTCTAATTAAAGCTCCTATTGTGGAATTTTATGGCAGAATATCTAGGCCCAATGGAGGATGTTATGTATTAATAAACGGAATGAAAATTAATGCAGGGAAAATTGATAATCTAAATTACTCATTAGGTGATTCTATTTTGGTAAGATATATACCTGGGGAATATTGTGTTGTTCAGGAGAGGGTAAATCCTTATCGATATTATTTATATTTTACATTAGAAGCCATTCTGCTGATAATTGGGGCTGTGTTGATAAATGAATCATTCAAAGGTAAAAGTATTTGGGAGTATAAGTCAAGAAACTAATTTTGATTTCGGGGGGAGGTCAGAAGCAGCTAAACTAAGTTCAGCCTCGGTGTAAACTACTGTCACTGATAGTGGTATTAAGTTTATTTTATTAGAACGGAAAATTTAAAATCGATAATTGTGAATTTAAATATTAAAAAGTATATAAATTATATAGTTAATTTAATTATAAGCATTCCTATTCTAGGAATATTGTTTTTTGTCTCATCTGTTTCTCTTGCGAGTGCAGAAAGACAGAAAAAAATAATTTCTGATAGTCTTATGGATTATTTTTTTACAAGATTATTAGTTGATTTTGTTATAATATTAATTGCTATTCTTATTTTATGGATTGTTAATAAGTTACTTAAATATTGCCTTTCAATAAGTAGCTATAAAAGTAAAATATTATTGTATGAATTTATAATTTATTTGCTGGCTTCAATAATGTTTATAATTTTTAAAATTATTTCAGTTCAGAATTATAGCATTCCTCTTAATTAGCTGTGGATTTGCAAACTTTCTGTCCGGAAAAAGTTTGCATGTCCAGTTTAACTATAACATTAAATAATTATGAAAAACTATCTTATATTGTGCTGTTTGCTTTTTCTAAGTTCCTGTTTTATTATATCTGGAAGTTATCCTTATGCTGAATACTACAAGTTCGATATGCCAACTGATTCTTTGATTGCAAGGATCAAAGACCTAAAGAAAAATAATCCTCAATACAATGTGATTACAACTTTTGAAAATGGAGAAGAAGGTATATACCCAGATCATTATAACAATAATTTCTATATTTGTTATTTCTATGTGAAAAGTATAAAAACAACGATGCATTGTGTTATAAATGTCAGCAAAGAGGTGAAAGATGTTCAAACAGAAATTGGTTTTGATGGAGTTACAACATCTCCTAATTTTGCAAGTTGGAAAACAATAAATTCCAAAGAGCTGAGTAAAGAAGAAAACTTAAAACTGAAAAAGGTTTTTGAACTTGTTATTCTAGATAAACTCGGTGTGTGGAAAAAAGATTGTTGCTTAAATTAATGATATTTTGATAAAGTATTTGTTTTAAAGGATGTCCTATTATTTAATTAACCAAAAATCAAAAATAAGATGAAAACGATAATTATTATACTTGTAACACTATTCGTAATTTTGATATATGCATTAACCGCTATCAAAATATATAAAAATGCCAATACTGCCTCTTTAAACCCTTTATGGCTGATCTTGATTTTGATTCTGCCTGTATTAGGCCCTTTGTTCTTTCTATCGTACGGACTTCCTCGAAAAAAGAAAAATTATTTGTAGTTGATAGGCCAACTTTATCATGAATCTAAATATTCAGGGTAAGAACATTTTTGATTGATCTTATCTTGTTCTGGCTTGTTTTTATTTTATTTTTAACAGCAATCTTCATTATTACTGTTAAGAATAATAGGATGGAGATGGCGCCAGCTTCTTTTTAAGTCAGCATTAATCCCAGCGAAACAAGTATTGCTAGATAGAGCATGTTGCGGGAAGTCTCCCCAAGAATTACATTCAATCCTTTTCCGTTGTTAATCCTTACCATTCGTTGCCAGGTTTTGAAATGAGGAATCAGATAAAACTGTGGAAGAAGGGCTGCCCACAGATGGCCGGTTAGGACGAAATAAAGGCAGAACTCGCATGCCGCGATTCCCAGGAAGAGATAGAGGTAACGGCCAAAAGGTTCTCCGAAGCGGACCACCACCGTCTTTTTACCACTCAGGGCATCGGCTTCACGGTCGCGGTAATTGTTCAGTACAAGCAAAGTATCTATAGCCAATCCACTGATTAATGAACCGATAATTACGTTGGGGGTAAGCGTCAGAGCCTGCACGTAGTAGGTTCCGCATACCGGCACAAAGCCAAAGAAGAGCAGCACCAACACATCTCCCCAGCCGTGATAAGAGAGGGGATAAGGGCCGGCGGTGTATAGAAATGCGAAGATAACGCAGACAACTCCTACCAGAATCAGCCACCATCCGCCATACAAGAGCAACGTGCTGCCTATGGCACAAGCCAGTGCAACGGTCACGATGATTCCTTTCTTCATGGCTCCCGGAGTAATCCAACCCTGTGCACAAGCTCGTTCGGGGCCCAGGCGGTCTTCCCGGTCGGTTCCTTTCATGTAATCGAAAAGGTCGTTTATCAGGTTGGAGGCAATCTGCATCAGGAAGGCGAACAAGCAACAAATTAGTGCCGGAAGCCAGTTGAACTTTCCGTCGGCAAAGGCAAGTCCGCTTCCTATTAATATTGGCACCAATGCTCCGGCCAGTGTTTTGGGACGAACAGCCAGGAGCCATGCTTTGGCTGAGTTCTTTTTTATAATATCGTTCATCTTTTTCGTTTTAACAGAACAAAGATACAATGATTCTGAGGAATATTTTGAATGATAGAGATAAAATGGGATTATAACATTGATATTTATTTATAAAATAAAGCTATAGTGTAGTTTTTTTAATAAGATTTTTATCTTTGTTTCGTGTTTGTGTTGTAACTAGATGTTTGAATTGTATAATTATATTAAAAAAAATAATGAGAGGTAAACGTAAAAAGATGTATCTGATTATTTCTTTAATCATTCCTGTTTTATCCACTTTTTTGGTTATAGCATATATAAGGTTGCAGAATTTTGCAACAACCATAGCGGAAGAAGATACATCCAGCCTTTTTGCTTATGAGAAAAAGATTTTGTCTGATAATAC
The Bacteroides sedimenti genome window above contains:
- a CDS encoding acyltransferase, whose amino-acid sequence is MQSSEKSYFVHQTAVVDSGCQIGEGTKIWHFSHLMTGCKLGKGCNIGQNVVISPQVVLGNNVKVQNNVSVYTGVTCEDDVFLGPSCVFTNVINPRSFINRKEEFRKTLVKRGATIGANATIVCGNSIGEYAMIGAGAVVTKEVSAYALVMGNPAHQTGWVSQYGHKLTFNEHGEATCPESGQRYLLKEGSVSCI
- the rfbB gene encoding dTDP-glucose 4,6-dehydratase; translation: MKTYLVTGAAGFIGANYLKYILAKHTDIKVVALDLLTYAGNLGTIANDIDHTRCEFVKGDICDRELADKLFAEYQFDYVVNFAAESHVDRSIENPQLFLLTNILGTQNLLDAARRSWVTGKDEQGYPTWREGVRFHQVSTDEVYGSLGETGFFKETTPLCPHSPYSASKTSADMFVMAYFDTYKMPVSITRCSNNYGPYHFPEKLIPLIIKNILEGKKLPVYGDGKNVRDWLYVKDHCKAIDIVVRDGREGEVYNVGGHNEKQNIEIVKLTISTIHQMMTENPEYRQVLKRKEYNEKGEISIDWINESLITFVTDRLGHDQRYAIDPTKITNELGWFPQTKFEVGIVKTIKWYLENQAWVEEVTSGDYQHYYEKMYGDR
- a CDS encoding 1,4-dihydroxy-2-naphthoate polyprenyltransferase produces the protein MNDIIKKNSAKAWLLAVRPKTLAGALVPILIGSGLAFADGKFNWLPALICCLFAFLMQIASNLINDLFDYMKGTDREDRLGPERACAQGWITPGAMKKGIIVTVALACAIGSTLLLYGGWWLILVGVVCVIFAFLYTAGPYPLSYHGWGDVLVLLFFGFVPVCGTYYVQALTLTPNVIIGSLISGLAIDTLLVLNNYRDREADALSGKKTVVVRFGEPFGRYLYLFLGIAACEFCLYFVLTGHLWAALLPQFYLIPHFKTWQRMVRINNGKGLNVILGETSRNMLYLAILVSLGLMLT
- a CDS encoding DegT/DnrJ/EryC1/StrS family aminotransferase, which gives rise to MIQSDTQIPMVDLKGQYLKIKPEIDSAIQDVIDSTSFINGLPVGEFANNLESYTGARHVIPVANGTDALQIALMALGLKPGDEVIVPAFTYIASAEVIALLGMVPVMVDVDYDNFNVSAAHIRKAITNKTKAIIPVHLFGQSCPMEEILQLAEANDLYVIEDNAQSIGAVHTFTDGREQQTGTMGHFGCTSFFPTKNLGCMGDGGALMTNDDELAFRAKMIASHGQSKKYIHDVVGCNSRLDTIQAAILNVKLHHLNDYIEARQTAANRYYEGLFDLPSLVLPRKMPYTTHVFHQFTLKVTDGSRDELKTFLASHGIPSMIYYPLPLQSQQAFADIVREGEQLNTSELLCQQVLSLPMHTELTEEVQNFIIEKIREYAEQ